One part of the Lycium ferocissimum isolate CSIRO_LF1 chromosome 8, AGI_CSIRO_Lferr_CH_V1, whole genome shotgun sequence genome encodes these proteins:
- the LOC132068784 gene encoding uncharacterized protein LOC132068784 codes for MRVHQTRATLSAKKSPVVVVGSGHLHLLLLLLQGWNLLKNALIPYPHLSKINLIPMESIGKVSREDTRNFYFGEFKKTYHWDSSIPESVIKKHWNTKAATKYRNFISKIKQKRIKPDYVSDNVWERWLQLWADLSVSKSRR; via the exons ATGAGGGTACATCAAACCAGAGCAACACTGTCAGCGAAGAAGAGTCCAGTAGTCGTCGTAGGCAGCGGACACTTACACTTGTTACTCTTACTCCTGCAGG GTTGGAACCTTCTAAAGAATGCTCTAATACCATATCCGCATCTTTCAAAAATCAACTTGATCCCAATGGAATCAATTGGAAAGGTGTCTCGAGAAGATActagaaatttttattttggggAATTCAAG AAGACATACCATTGGGACTCTTCGATTCCTGAGAGTGTAATAAAAAAACATTGGAATACTAAGGCAGCAACAAAGTATAGGAATTTCATTagcaaaattaaacaaaaaaggatTAAGCCGGATTATGTGTCTGATAATGTGTGGGAACGCTGGTTGCAACTTTGGGCGGATCTAAGTGTGTCGAAAAGTCGGAGATAA